The sequence ttttttttcaaacTTCCTAGACTTTTTCTTTGTGCCTCTTGTGTGCGCACTGATTCCCAAAGTGCGTCCCGTAGCAGCaacaccaccatcaccgacGACGGAAAGCGCCGCTTGCGCTGGACGAGCGGTCGCCTTCTCAGTTTTGGCGGAAGACGGACCCCTCCTGCAGAGCTGAGAGCGCAGAGCGGGACCGTCGCCGATGCGTTTGCCTTTCACTCTTGTCCAGTGCAGTTCTTCGTTGGCGGCTGGCCGATGGGGACctgagggaagggggaggcgaaAAGGACCAAGCGACCGACAAAGGACGTGGCGGGTAGGGGTCGCGTGCCGGTggacgtgcgcacgcgcgagagTAGACACGGAGCACGCCGGGCTGAaaggggcgggggtggggaggacgGCAACTGGATCGCGCCCACCTCTTTCCAACGGACTGCGcatcctctctcctctgctttCGCCTTGTCTCGAGATGAGAGACGATGTCcaccctcccttctctcgcgTGCGACCGCCGCTGGTTTTTCGCATCCGCTTCCTCTTGCTATGCTCGGGCTTTGCACTTCCCACTCCTCTTCCCGTGAGCGGTGTCTCCGTCACCGCTCACGCTCCCTCATCGCCAACGCGCGTCACTCCGGTGCCTTCCTACTCGACTGTTATGCCGCTTCCCCTCTGTccctcgttttttttctccatctccatctcctctcgccacacacgcacgcacaggcttAAGAATATCCCTACTTGATCTCTCGCAAGAAGATGGTCAAGGTCAAGAGCCTCTGCACCCTGCAGATCCCGGAGGGTGTGACCGTCGATGTGAAGGGCCGCAAGGTCACCGTCACGGGTAAACGCGGCACCCTCACGAAGGACCTGacgcacctgcagctggACTTGCGCGTGGACAAAAAGAATCGCACCTTCACGGTGATTCGCTGGTTCGGCTCCAAGATCCCGATCGCGTGCCTGAACACCACCAAGGCGCACGTGCAGAACATGATCACTGGCGTGACGAAGGGCTACCGCTTCaaggtgcgctgcgcctACGCTCACTTTCCGATCAACGTCTCCGTGGATGGCCAGAACATCGAGGTCCGCAACTTCCTTGGTgagaagcgcgtgcgccgccagctgGTGCCCAGCAGCGTGAAGGTCAGCCAGACCGACCCGTCCAAGGTCAAGGATGAGATCATCTTCGACGGCAACGATCTGGAGCAGGTGTCCcgcgaggccgccgtgctgcaccAGATGTGCCTGGTCAAGAAGAAGGATATCCGTAAGTTCCTTGACGGTATCTACGTCCAGACCAAGACCAACATTGAGGGTGCGGAATAGAGAGCAAttgagcgcgtgcgtgtcggtgtTCGGGTGTGTTTATGGTCActgaggagggaggagagaaatGCAGGGCTTCCTCCTCGTGTGTTGCTCTCTGTTTCGTTCTCCCTTCCCCGTAgcctgctgccgcactcTGCTCGTCCCGTGCGTCCAGACCTCTGTAGCCTTTCGATTCCTTTATCTTTTTTGTTTTaattttcttttttgtccGTATGCTTCccagaaacgaaaaaaagaacaagaaAGGACGAAGTACAAGTGGATGTGCGCCGAGAGCACGTCTGCCCCCCTGTGAAGGAGCGCAGCGGATGCGTGCTCCGCTCCACTCGGTCATCTCTGCCGTCCCTCAGGCACGGCAGGCCCAGGAGAGTTCAAGGAGCTTGATGCTGCATTGCAAGGCGaatgcgttttttttttcgttcgcCCTCCGCCAGCGGTGCTCATGAACTGCGATGCACTCGAGTTCCCGAAAGAGCAGCGAGCCACTGTTTCTTCGTCGAGAGTATCGCTGAGGCACGGCGTGCTTGCGATTGCTCGCTCTGCAAgtgcgcgtgcatggcgGCTCTCTTTGCAGTGCTCCTCTACTTTTCTCCCTCTGTTCTGCGCTGCCATGCCTCCTTGTATGCCTCGGCCCACGATCACTCACGCCTGCGCACAAACGCATACTTTCTTTTTCCACTCGTTCTCCACGGTGCGCCTTGATTCGCACTCGTCCAATGACTAGGGCGtgtggagagaagagaaggtaCAGATAGCGCCAGGAGGCGGCTGAGCAGGGAGACACACGCTGGCACACGTCAACGTATAGCGCACACCCACGTCCCACTTCTGTACGGCTGCTCTCTTCCTACTAGTTGGCCATATTCAGCCCTTCGTTCTGCCCATAGTCCCAGTTATCGAAGTGACGCTGCATGATATAGCTGCGAGCACACAATGCGGTGCACCCCTGTACGATGCATGTCCATGTGGGACAGTCCGGTGTTTGAGCACAACCCCCTTACTCGCTACTGGAAGAAGATGATGGACCGCACCGGCAACACGCTGTCCTCGCAGAGTATTCCGCGTCACATCCACGGCTACCTGGAAGGCTccaacgcacgcacggaaAGCCACATACGGTGGTTTCCGTACAAGCAGGAGATGACGGTAGAGGGACGGTACATACCGACGTTTAAGGATGTCATATACACCCACTACTTTCCGAAGGAGTTCAACGACGATGAGCGGGTGAAATACATCTCGATCAAGACGGGACGGTCCGAGCTGGAGGTGGCCGACGAGATCTTCCTGATGCGCAAGATGAAGCTCTTTAcggcgcagcttctccgtAACAAACTGCGCAGCCGCCCTCTGCGGATGCCGCAAGGCGTCGACTACAGTGGCATCGAGCGGCGCTACACCATCGGCGTCTCCaaggtggcgcaggcgatgGGCATGAGCATGTACAGCACTAACTCCTACGACCCCGTTCTCATGTACTCCCCCTACCTTGACATGGGGGACTGCGTCGACCTCATCGTGACGAAGCAGCTACGAACTTCACTGCAATACCTGCTGTGTGACATCATTGTCCATCGCGGCATTCATCGCGCTCGTCTACCTCACTTGAAAGGCGAGCCCAAGGAGCCCTTGTGCCACATCGAGCCTTGCCTCTACCAGTTCATCAAGCTGCGCTTGGCAGTGCTCTCGCTCATCGCCAAGCAGGAGCAGTACGTCGTGGATCACCACTTTGACGGCAACCACCGCTATGGCGGCTGCCTCATTcacctctttccctccccgCTAGACCCCGAGATCATTGACCACCACGTCGAACACATCGAGCTCGACCTGGAGCTAGCGCAGACCTGGATGAAGCACTACTACGATCACTACATTGCGCCCCGCCGGAGCGCGTAAGTTCTCAGCCTCGATGGGGATTgagtggtgatggtggtggcgcccTTGAGCTGTGGCGAGAGTGCATGTGTTTTTCTTTAGGTGCGTGCATATCTGTGTTGAGATAGAGAAAGCGCTGACACCTGGGCGTCAACACGCGCACTAGCAGAGAAACCAGCCCTgccacatacgcacacacacacacacacacacacacacacacgcctagATATGTAtgcttgtgcgtgtctttGCCTAGGTCTTACCAGACCTTCTCAGCCGCCCATCCACCCTCGCATACACGCCAACACGCTGACCCAAGCATCTCACTGCTTTCTACGCCAaacggcgcgtgcgtgccgctggTATGAGCCAACAGAACTGAACCCACCAAAGATATTCGTGAGTGCATGGCAGCGTCTGCAGAAAGGGGCGAAGGGAAAGGTGGCATGCCAGCCTTCTCCGCCGGATGGGTGCCTGTGTACTGCCTGCTTTCTCGGCAGTTGAGGCCAGCGGCTCGGCCGGCACAGGCTCTGCCTCCCTATCCTCTTCCCCGCTGCGCTTCCATCCTCAAACTGCGAatgctccttctctctttcgtTCACGCGTGAGTCGTCTCCGTCACTCGCCCTCCCACCTtttcctcgtctctctttgTTCTCGGTGCGCGCTTCCGTCGCTCTGTGTcgtctgcgcacgcacacttcTAAGCACAGCGTGGACTTCCGTGTGTTTGGTGAGGCCACTCGCGAGCACTGTCGCCAGTCGCTGCAcacccgctcctctctcatTCGATACCCACTGCTTCAACGGCTGGATCGCTCCACgaacattttttttttgcgttaCACATCGAGGCAGGCCCATCGGACCGCTTATTCGTGTGGTTGtgctccctcttctcccgtGGCTGTTATGTCGTTCTCAAAGAGACCAGATGATGTGATGGACGGCACTGGCGACCGAGAAGTGGCCACCATTCTCCGCTCTCTGGCACCGGAGGAGGTAGACATGCTACGCGACACGTTCATCTACATGGaccgcgacagcgacggcttCGTCAGCCGCGAGGAGATG is a genomic window of Leishmania infantum JPCM5 genome chromosome 30 containing:
- a CDS encoding putative 60S ribosomal protein L9, producing the protein MVKVKSLCTLQIPEGVTVDVKGRKVTVTGKRGTLTKDLTHLQLDLRVDKKNRTFTVIRWFGSKIPIACLNTTKAHVQNMITGVTKGYRFKVRCAYAHFPINVSVDGQNIEVRNFLGEKRVRRQLVPSSVKVSQTDPSKVKDEIIFDGNDLEQVSREAAVLHQMCLVKKKDIRKFLDGIYVQTKTNIEGAE